Proteins encoded in a region of the Mycolicibacterium neoaurum genome:
- a CDS encoding SixA phosphatase family protein, translating into MRTLLLLRHAKSDYPADTVDHQRPLAPRGEREAGLAGEWLRSHAPTVDAVLCSTAIRTRQTLERTGIDAPVSFVDRLYDSTPGIVLTEINGIGDEVSTLLVVGHEPVMSGLALGLAGDDSDPVTVAEIESKYPTSAISRLEVRCSWRDLRLGGARLAEFQVPR; encoded by the coding sequence ATGAGGACCCTGTTGTTACTGCGGCACGCCAAGTCGGACTATCCGGCCGATACCGTCGATCACCAGCGACCGCTGGCCCCGCGCGGTGAGCGCGAGGCGGGGCTGGCCGGCGAGTGGTTGCGGTCCCACGCGCCGACCGTCGACGCGGTGCTGTGTTCGACGGCCATCAGGACCCGGCAGACGCTGGAGCGCACCGGGATCGACGCACCGGTGAGTTTTGTCGATCGCCTCTATGACTCCACACCCGGGATCGTCCTGACCGAGATCAACGGCATCGGTGACGAGGTGTCCACGCTGCTGGTGGTCGGGCACGAGCCGGTGATGTCCGGGCTCGCACTGGGCCTGGCCGGGGACGACAGCGATCCCGTGACCGTTGCCGAGATCGAGTCGAAGTACCCGACCTCGGCGATCTCACGGCTGGAGGTCCGCTGTTCGTGGCGCGACCTGCGACTCGGCGGCGCACGCCTGGCCGAATTCCAGGTACCCCGCTAG
- a CDS encoding DUF3558 domain-containing protein, whose product MLVVATAVLPVVVACSDSESPSTPSVPSTTESAPEAQHGPVFPECGGISDETVAQLTQVRGLVNTARTSVGCQWLVGGGIIGPHFSFTHFRGSPMGRERKTMELSRASVEDVSIEGHDGFVGIGEDLVLGRNLCEVGIGFGDDFIEWSVSYTQKPFPDACEVAKELTRQSIVNAQR is encoded by the coding sequence ATGCTGGTTGTCGCCACTGCGGTGCTGCCGGTCGTCGTCGCGTGTTCGGACTCCGAGAGCCCGAGTACGCCCTCGGTGCCCTCGACCACGGAGTCCGCCCCGGAGGCCCAGCACGGGCCGGTGTTCCCCGAGTGCGGTGGCATCAGCGATGAGACCGTCGCCCAGCTGACCCAGGTCCGCGGACTGGTCAACACCGCGCGTACCTCCGTGGGGTGCCAGTGGCTCGTCGGCGGCGGCATCATCGGCCCGCACTTCTCGTTCACGCACTTCCGCGGTAGTCCGATGGGCCGCGAACGCAAGACCATGGAGCTCTCGCGGGCCAGCGTCGAGGATGTCAGCATCGAAGGCCACGACGGTTTCGTCGGCATCGGTGAGGACCTGGTGCTCGGCAGAAACCTCTGCGAGGTCGGCATCGGGTTCGGTGACGATTTCATCGAGTGGTCGGTGAGCTACACCCAGAAGCCGTTCCCCGATGCCTGTGAAGTGGCCAAAGAACTGACCCGCCAATCGATTGTGAATGCCCAGCGATGA
- a CDS encoding exonuclease SbcCD subunit D: protein MRFLHTADWQLGMTRHFLSAAGGEAQSRYGAARREAVAGLGALAAEVGAEFVVVAGDVFEDNQLSPREISLALEAMRAIEVPVYLLPGNHDQLDAGSVYTSTLFAAERPANVTVLDRDGVFRVRPGVEILAAPWRSKAPTTDLAAAVTTGVVADGTVRVLVAHGGVDILDPDPSKPSLIRLAALEETLAAGAVHYVALGDRHSRTKVGSTGRVWYSGAPEVTNFDDVETDPGHVLVVDIDEDDPAHPVQVTARRVGRWRFITLRHDVNDDRDIAGLDINLDQLPDKERTVVRLVLTGSLTIGHKAELDDCLDRYARLFASLRTWDRHCDLAVLPADGEFDELSIGGFATGAVQELVAAARAEGADADDARSALALLLRLSAPHGQGNVA, encoded by the coding sequence ATGCGCTTTCTGCATACTGCCGACTGGCAACTCGGGATGACGCGGCACTTCCTCAGTGCCGCGGGCGGAGAAGCGCAGTCGCGCTACGGTGCCGCCCGGCGTGAGGCGGTCGCCGGGCTGGGTGCGTTGGCCGCCGAGGTGGGCGCCGAGTTCGTCGTGGTGGCCGGTGACGTCTTCGAGGACAACCAGCTCTCCCCTCGGGAGATCAGCCTGGCGCTGGAGGCCATGCGTGCCATCGAGGTCCCGGTGTACCTGTTGCCCGGCAACCATGATCAGCTCGACGCCGGTTCGGTCTACACCAGCACGCTCTTCGCCGCCGAGCGCCCGGCCAACGTCACGGTGCTCGACCGCGACGGCGTATTCCGGGTGCGCCCCGGCGTGGAGATCCTCGCTGCCCCATGGCGTTCCAAGGCGCCGACCACCGATCTGGCCGCAGCCGTCACCACCGGTGTCGTGGCCGACGGGACGGTCCGGGTGCTGGTCGCCCATGGGGGCGTGGACATCCTGGATCCCGATCCGTCCAAGCCGTCGCTGATCAGGTTGGCCGCGCTGGAGGAGACGCTGGCCGCCGGCGCGGTGCACTATGTGGCGCTGGGAGACAGGCACTCTCGAACCAAGGTGGGCTCGACGGGCCGCGTCTGGTACTCCGGCGCTCCCGAGGTGACCAATTTCGACGATGTCGAGACCGACCCGGGCCATGTTCTGGTGGTCGATATCGACGAAGACGATCCCGCGCACCCCGTGCAGGTCACCGCGCGCCGGGTGGGCAGGTGGCGTTTCATCACACTGCGCCACGATGTCAACGACGACCGTGATATCGCCGGTCTGGACATCAACCTCGACCAGTTACCCGACAAAGAACGCACCGTGGTGCGCCTAGTGCTCACCGGGTCGCTGACCATCGGGCACAAGGCTGAACTCGACGACTGCCTGGATCGCTATGCCCGGTTGTTCGCCTCGCTGCGCACCTGGGATCGGCACTGTGACCTTGCGGTGCTGCCCGCCGACGGTGAGTTCGACGAGTTGTCGATCGGCGGTTTCGCCACCGGGGCCGTACAGGAGTTGGTCGCCGCCGCGCGCGCCGAGGGCGCCGACGCCGATGACGCGCGGTCGGCGCTGGCATTGCTGTTGCGACTCAGCGCGCCGCACGGGCAGGGGAACGTCGCGTGA
- a CDS encoding DUF3558 domain-containing protein, giving the protein MSLMKRPLTVVVALLAALTMVLGVQGCSRAVDGTAIKSSGAGPRNNDSQRSYPNLLKECDVLTEDILAETVGADPRDIQSTFVGAVCRWQAANPNGLVDITRFWFEMGSLDYERQVAQDLKFGVEERRIAGVQSIVMRNPTDANACGVASDASGVVGWWVNPQAPGIDACGMAIKLMELTLATNS; this is encoded by the coding sequence ATGAGCCTGATGAAGCGTCCGTTGACGGTGGTTGTCGCGCTGCTGGCTGCGCTGACGATGGTGCTCGGGGTGCAGGGCTGCTCACGTGCGGTCGACGGCACCGCCATCAAGTCCTCGGGGGCGGGGCCGCGCAACAACGACTCCCAGCGCAGCTACCCGAACCTGCTCAAAGAGTGCGATGTGCTGACCGAGGACATCCTGGCCGAGACCGTGGGCGCCGACCCGCGCGACATCCAGAGCACCTTCGTCGGCGCGGTGTGCCGGTGGCAGGCCGCCAACCCGAACGGACTGGTCGACATCACCCGGTTCTGGTTCGAGATGGGCAGCCTGGACTACGAGCGCCAGGTCGCCCAGGATCTGAAGTTCGGAGTCGAGGAGCGCCGCATCGCCGGTGTGCAGTCGATCGTCATGCGTAACCCCACCGACGCCAATGCCTGCGGGGTGGCCAGCGATGCCAGCGGTGTCGTCGGCTGGTGGGTCAATCCGCAGGCGCCGGGCATCGATGCCTGCGGGATGGCGATCAAGCTCATGGAACTGACGCTGGCCACCAACTCCTAG
- a CDS encoding AAA family ATPase, with product MKLHRLTLTNYRGVLHRDIEFPERGVVVVSGANEIGKSSMIEALDLLLTVKDRSSKKEVKAVKPTHADVGAEVSAEISTGPYRFIYRKRFHKKAETVLTELAPTRRQLTGDEAHDRVLAILEETVDTALWQAQRVLQAAATAPVDLSGCDALSRALDVAAGAADGAAPAPDARGGPAGDADPLLIDKIEREYLEYFTATGRPTGVWAAANSRLRAADDAVAQCTAALREVEQAVTRHAVLTAELSGLAERVSAAEARRGAAVQSAEAVRALAAARDTAKLLAEAAGAAHAAAAAAVTERRRMRIDIDERSTVAAELVATAAESAQAHRLACEVVEAAEADAEQTDALAAAAAQAVETARADLAACVARDEAARLAARIARLDTVAGELADIERELATNPMTDALAKDIDAAARAVERAADRAELASAHLELVALGDVVVRVGDTDVDLAAGTDWGAAIAEPTMIEVPGVLRARLSPGADALQTHAEFDAAHRVLAELLEKVAVADVAAAHALAERRRELRAQRSAAQATVAALTDHESAAQLRTRHAELTAGLPTAGSDAPGDTDAARAALAGTVSAHTAAAEQATLRRNVFAAATAKCNDAAVAAGMLRQKLEGVQAELDAATQRLAVARMAATDEQLSLQAEADAEKANRAAEELSRLEGELAAAQPDAVAAELRSATAALELLLAERETAATALAEISAALKVYGSQGRRGALDAAEAEREHAHGEFLRVGRRARAAALLRTVMLRHRESARLRYVEPFRTEIERLGRLVFGPDFEVDIDTDLTIRSRTLAGTTVGYESLSGGAKEQMGIVARLACASLVAKEDTVPVVIDDALGFTDPDRLTKMAAVFDAVGGDGQVIVLTCSPDRYAAIDDARLIELTA from the coding sequence GTGAAGCTGCACCGGCTCACCCTCACCAACTACCGCGGCGTCCTCCACCGTGACATCGAGTTCCCCGAGCGCGGTGTCGTGGTGGTCAGCGGCGCCAACGAGATCGGCAAGTCCTCGATGATCGAGGCATTGGACCTGTTGTTGACCGTCAAGGACCGGTCGTCGAAGAAAGAGGTCAAGGCTGTCAAGCCGACCCACGCCGACGTGGGTGCCGAGGTGAGCGCCGAGATCTCCACCGGGCCCTATCGATTCATCTATCGCAAACGCTTCCACAAGAAGGCCGAGACCGTTCTCACCGAGCTGGCGCCGACGCGTCGCCAGCTGACCGGTGACGAAGCCCACGACCGGGTGCTGGCGATCCTCGAGGAGACGGTGGACACCGCGCTCTGGCAGGCGCAGCGGGTGCTGCAGGCTGCGGCGACCGCACCGGTGGACCTCTCGGGCTGTGATGCCCTGTCGCGGGCACTGGATGTGGCCGCCGGTGCAGCAGACGGTGCTGCCCCGGCGCCCGATGCCCGGGGCGGGCCGGCCGGTGATGCCGATCCGCTGCTGATCGACAAAATCGAGCGCGAGTACCTGGAGTACTTCACCGCGACCGGCAGGCCGACCGGAGTCTGGGCGGCGGCCAACTCACGGTTGCGCGCGGCCGATGACGCCGTGGCGCAGTGCACGGCGGCGCTGCGCGAGGTCGAGCAGGCCGTCACCCGGCACGCGGTGCTCACCGCGGAGTTGTCCGGACTGGCCGAGCGGGTCAGTGCCGCCGAGGCGCGGCGCGGCGCGGCGGTGCAGTCCGCCGAGGCGGTTCGCGCGTTGGCGGCCGCCCGCGATACCGCCAAGCTGCTGGCCGAGGCTGCCGGTGCCGCCCACGCAGCGGCGGCAGCCGCCGTGACCGAACGCCGCCGCATGCGCATCGATATCGACGAAAGGTCCACGGTGGCAGCCGAACTGGTGGCGACCGCGGCCGAATCCGCGCAGGCGCACCGGTTGGCGTGTGAGGTGGTCGAGGCCGCCGAGGCCGACGCCGAGCAGACCGATGCTCTCGCCGCGGCCGCCGCGCAGGCTGTCGAGACTGCCCGGGCCGACCTGGCAGCGTGTGTCGCACGTGACGAGGCTGCCAGGCTCGCCGCGCGGATCGCCAGGCTGGACACCGTCGCCGGCGAGCTGGCCGATATCGAACGCGAGTTGGCAACCAATCCGATGACCGACGCCCTGGCCAAGGACATCGACGCCGCCGCCCGCGCGGTGGAGCGCGCCGCCGACCGGGCCGAACTGGCCTCGGCGCACTTGGAACTCGTCGCGCTGGGCGATGTCGTCGTGCGCGTCGGTGACACGGATGTCGATCTGGCCGCCGGCACCGACTGGGGCGCCGCGATCGCCGAACCCACCATGATCGAGGTGCCAGGGGTACTGCGTGCCCGGTTGTCGCCGGGGGCCGATGCCCTGCAGACCCACGCCGAATTCGATGCCGCGCACCGGGTGCTGGCAGAGTTACTGGAGAAGGTCGCAGTGGCCGATGTGGCGGCCGCCCACGCCCTCGCCGAACGCCGCCGCGAGTTGCGCGCCCAGCGGTCGGCCGCTCAGGCCACCGTCGCGGCGCTCACCGACCACGAGAGCGCGGCGCAGCTGCGCACCCGCCATGCCGAGTTGACGGCCGGCCTGCCGACGGCTGGTTCCGATGCACCCGGTGATACTGATGCCGCGCGCGCCGCGCTGGCCGGCACCGTGTCCGCGCACACCGCGGCGGCCGAGCAGGCCACCCTGCGGCGCAACGTTTTTGCCGCGGCCACCGCGAAATGCAATGACGCCGCCGTGGCGGCCGGCATGTTGCGCCAGAAGCTCGAAGGTGTGCAGGCCGAGCTGGATGCGGCCACCCAGCGATTGGCGGTCGCGCGGATGGCTGCGACCGACGAGCAGCTGAGCCTGCAGGCCGAGGCCGATGCCGAAAAAGCCAACCGGGCGGCCGAGGAGCTGTCCCGACTCGAGGGCGAACTGGCCGCCGCGCAACCGGATGCCGTTGCCGCAGAGCTCCGGTCGGCGACCGCGGCGTTGGAGTTGCTACTTGCTGAGCGGGAGACCGCGGCGACCGCACTGGCCGAGATCTCCGCTGCGCTCAAGGTCTACGGCAGCCAGGGTCGCCGCGGCGCGCTGGATGCTGCCGAGGCTGAACGCGAGCACGCCCACGGCGAGTTCCTGCGGGTCGGTCGCCGCGCCCGTGCGGCGGCGCTGTTGCGCACCGTCATGCTGCGTCATCGGGAGTCGGCCCGGCTGCGTTATGTCGAGCCATTCCGGACCGAGATCGAGCGGCTGGGGCGGCTGGTGTTCGGGCCGGACTTCGAGGTCGACATCGACACCGATCTGACCATCCGCAGCCGTACGCTGGCGGGCACCACCGTCGGTTACGAATCCCTTTCCGGCGGCGCCAAGGAACAGATGGGTATCGTCGCGCGGCTGGCCTGCGCCTCGCTGGTGGCCAAGGAGGACACCGTGCCCGTCGTCATCGATGACGCGCTCGGCTTCACCGACCCCGACCGGCTGACCAAGATGGCCGCGGTGTTCGACGCCGTCGGCGGCGACGGTCAGGTGATCGTGCTGACGTGCAGCCCCGACCGATACGCCGCCATCGACGACGCCCGGCTGATCGAGCTGACCGCCTAG
- a CDS encoding LLM class flavin-dependent oxidoreductase, translating to MPKQLHLGGFQIASQVTHSHAAWRHPGSDTDFTTPEYYHRIGRILERGKFDFVFFADLLAAPAQYGRDITEPLRRGTQATATLDPSIVAASIGAVTSKLGVAITKSATFFHPYELARIFASLDHITRGRVAWNIVTSLTASEAQNFGQDSHLDHEFRYERAEEFLRATLELWSSWDPDALVVDKHSGVFADPDKIRRVEHDGKFFRTRGPLNVPRSPQGRPVLIQAGSSNTGRDFAARWAEAIFEIDPTPEGRRAYYDDIKSRASNFGRNPDQVLIFPAFIPFVGETESIAREKQAFHNELADPISGLITLSVHTDHDFSQYDLDAPVEDVQVTGTQGLFDTARRVANRDNLTLRDIGKWYAQGVLLPQFVGTATQVADQIEESFTAGEADGFMVSAAQSPGTFNDFVDYVVPELQRRGLFRTEYTGDTLREHLGLDTASTGTTRVEAVA from the coding sequence ATGCCCAAGCAGCTGCACCTCGGCGGATTCCAGATCGCATCCCAGGTGACCCACTCCCACGCCGCGTGGCGCCACCCGGGCAGTGACACCGACTTCACCACCCCGGAGTACTACCACCGCATCGGGCGGATACTGGAGCGTGGCAAGTTCGACTTCGTGTTCTTCGCCGACCTGCTGGCCGCCCCGGCCCAGTACGGTCGCGATATCACCGAACCGCTGCGCCGCGGCACCCAGGCGACCGCCACCCTGGACCCCTCGATCGTCGCGGCCAGCATCGGCGCGGTGACCTCCAAGCTGGGCGTGGCGATCACCAAGTCCGCCACCTTCTTTCATCCCTACGAGTTGGCCCGTATCTTCGCCAGCCTCGATCACATCACCCGTGGCCGGGTGGCATGGAACATCGTGACCTCGCTGACGGCCAGTGAGGCGCAGAACTTCGGGCAGGACAGTCACCTCGATCACGAGTTCCGCTATGAGCGTGCCGAGGAGTTCCTGCGCGCCACCCTGGAGTTGTGGTCGTCATGGGATCCCGACGCGCTGGTCGTCGACAAGCACAGCGGTGTGTTCGCCGACCCGGACAAGATCCGTCGCGTCGAGCACGACGGGAAGTTCTTCCGCACCCGCGGGCCGCTGAACGTGCCGCGGTCCCCGCAGGGTCGCCCAGTGCTCATCCAGGCCGGCTCGTCGAACACCGGCCGGGACTTCGCGGCACGGTGGGCCGAGGCCATCTTCGAAATCGACCCGACCCCGGAGGGTCGTCGCGCCTACTATGACGACATCAAGTCGCGGGCAAGCAATTTCGGCCGCAATCCCGACCAGGTCCTGATCTTTCCCGCGTTCATCCCGTTCGTCGGCGAGACCGAGTCGATCGCCCGCGAGAAGCAGGCGTTCCACAACGAGCTGGCCGATCCGATCTCCGGTCTGATCACGCTGAGCGTGCACACCGACCACGACTTCTCCCAGTACGACCTGGACGCACCGGTCGAGGATGTCCAGGTGACCGGGACCCAGGGTTTGTTCGACACCGCACGACGGGTGGCCAACCGGGACAACCTGACCCTGCGCGATATCGGCAAGTGGTACGCCCAGGGGGTGCTACTGCCGCAGTTCGTCGGCACCGCGACCCAGGTCGCCGATCAGATCGAGGAGTCGTTCACCGCGGGCGAAGCCGATGGTTTCATGGTGTCGGCAGCGCAGAGTCCGGGAACCTTCAACGATTTCGTCGACTACGTGGTGCCCGAACTGCAACGGCGCGGGCTTTTCCGCACCGAGTACACCGGTGACACCCTGCGCGAGCACCTCGGCCTGGACACGGCGTCGACCGGTACCACGCGGGTGGAGGCCGTCGCCTAG
- a CDS encoding alpha/beta fold hydrolase, which produces MTSLARRRAHDRLAAQPGVRAVRRPVVAGAIDQFDLHYVRAGRKSAHPIVVIPGGPGAASVALYRAFRRKAAHAGLDVIMVEHRGVGLSRHGDDGHDLPPEAMTVDAAVDDIAAVLDDAGVESAHIYGASYGTYLAAGFGVRHPGRVVGMVLDSPLLSADDIVEVRAHVRAVLWDGEPGTEELAAMIRELVGRGDFGPTAVLRATGLYELAGPDVLGRQLELLVAGHDWLWAAVGLGTRLMVERETAFHHEPDLVERIAYRELNYGAEPDGGPLDPAVALREVALGDPEFVAEPYDLIAAMPGFCWPTAVLSGGRDLTTPPAVARRIAGLIPDATLVELPTAGHSMLDTRERAALQVCRAVSTGQTRELAAQAAELDALPANRSIRLLVRGVELAAKAESIVPDGVPRLATS; this is translated from the coding sequence ATGACCTCCCTCGCGCGCCGCCGGGCCCACGACAGGCTTGCCGCCCAGCCGGGCGTGCGAGCAGTCCGACGGCCCGTCGTCGCGGGCGCGATAGATCAGTTCGACCTGCACTATGTGCGCGCGGGCCGTAAGTCCGCGCATCCGATCGTCGTCATCCCCGGTGGTCCGGGGGCCGCTTCGGTGGCCCTGTACCGGGCCTTCCGCCGGAAGGCTGCCCACGCAGGTCTGGACGTCATCATGGTCGAGCACCGGGGGGTCGGCCTGTCCCGCCATGGCGATGACGGCCACGACCTGCCGCCGGAGGCGATGACCGTCGACGCCGCCGTCGACGATATCGCCGCCGTGCTCGACGACGCCGGGGTCGAATCCGCTCACATCTACGGCGCGTCCTATGGGACCTATCTGGCCGCCGGATTCGGTGTTCGCCACCCGGGACGGGTGGTGGGAATGGTGCTGGACTCCCCGCTGCTGTCGGCCGATGACATCGTCGAGGTGCGGGCCCACGTCCGTGCGGTGCTGTGGGATGGCGAACCGGGTACCGAGGAGCTTGCGGCCATGATCCGCGAGTTGGTGGGGCGTGGTGACTTCGGTCCGACCGCGGTGCTGCGGGCGACGGGGCTCTACGAACTGGCCGGACCAGATGTGCTGGGCCGCCAGCTGGAGCTGCTGGTGGCCGGACACGATTGGTTGTGGGCGGCCGTCGGCCTGGGAACCCGGCTGATGGTCGAACGTGAGACGGCCTTCCACCACGAGCCCGATCTGGTCGAGCGCATCGCCTACCGCGAGCTCAACTACGGCGCCGAGCCCGACGGCGGCCCGTTGGATCCGGCCGTCGCACTGCGCGAGGTGGCGCTCGGAGATCCCGAATTCGTGGCCGAGCCCTACGATCTGATCGCGGCGATGCCGGGCTTCTGCTGGCCCACCGCGGTGCTCTCCGGCGGCCGCGATCTCACCACACCCCCGGCGGTCGCACGTCGGATCGCCGGACTCATCCCCGATGCGACGCTGGTGGAGTTGCCGACCGCCGGGCACAGCATGCTGGACACCCGCGAGCGGGCCGCGCTGCAGGTCTGCCGGGCCGTCAGCACCGGCCAGACCCGCGAGCTTGCGGCGCAGGCAGCCGAACTCGACGCGCTGCCGGCCAACCGCAGCATTCGCTTGCTGGTGCGTGGCGTCGAACTGGCCGCCAAGGCCGAGAGCATCGTGCCCGACGGGGTGCCGCGACTGGCTACTTCATGA
- a CDS encoding acyl-CoA dehydrogenase family protein: MTTVENTHHILPGTPEWTDLLSSIGAGSRDRDLNDENPFDQVAALKRAGFGTLRLPRELGGAGLTVPQLFSAVIDVARADPIVAHIFRAHFWFVEERLRAQSRAWLDLAAEGKIFGNAFSEKGSNAVGSLVFNTRLLPHPEGGFRLDGEKYYSTGTLFADYLTATATTDHDSVATVVVPADRPGVKIIDDWDGFGQRRTGTGTTTFAGVAVAEDEVLADTPYDAEPVPTVQYASLQLYIHAVVAGVLANVVDDGVALLRSRERSFSHAVAESPTNDPLLQRQLGELASTAHVARIAVLDAAEAIGAATDSEIDGVPDAALATEAQLRVAKVKVHLDAIAPEAASRLLELGGASAASRTRNLDRHWRNIRTITLHNPVGLKARAIGQNLLHDTALPANAYF; the protein is encoded by the coding sequence ATGACGACCGTCGAGAACACCCATCACATCCTGCCGGGCACACCGGAATGGACCGATTTGCTGAGCAGTATCGGTGCCGGTTCCCGTGACCGAGACCTCAACGACGAGAATCCTTTTGACCAGGTCGCGGCGTTGAAGCGGGCCGGCTTCGGTACCCTGCGCCTGCCGAGGGAACTCGGGGGCGCGGGCCTGACCGTGCCCCAGCTGTTTTCGGCGGTCATCGATGTCGCCCGCGCCGATCCGATTGTCGCCCACATCTTCCGGGCGCATTTCTGGTTCGTCGAGGAGCGGTTGCGCGCGCAGTCCCGTGCCTGGCTGGACCTGGCCGCCGAAGGCAAGATCTTCGGTAACGCCTTCAGCGAGAAGGGCAGCAATGCCGTCGGCAGCCTGGTGTTCAACACCCGTCTGCTGCCCCACCCCGAGGGCGGCTTCCGACTGGACGGTGAGAAGTACTACAGCACCGGCACGCTGTTCGCCGACTACCTGACCGCGACCGCCACCACCGACCACGACTCGGTCGCCACCGTGGTGGTGCCCGCCGACCGGCCGGGAGTCAAGATCATCGATGACTGGGACGGTTTCGGCCAGCGCCGGACCGGCACCGGGACGACCACGTTCGCCGGTGTCGCGGTGGCCGAGGACGAGGTGCTCGCCGACACTCCCTACGACGCCGAGCCGGTGCCGACCGTGCAGTACGCCTCCCTGCAGCTCTACATCCATGCCGTGGTGGCCGGTGTGCTGGCCAACGTGGTCGACGACGGGGTGGCGCTGCTGCGGTCCCGGGAACGCAGCTTCAGCCACGCCGTCGCCGAGAGCCCGACCAATGATCCGCTGCTACAGCGTCAGCTCGGTGAGCTCGCCAGCACCGCGCACGTGGCACGCATCGCCGTGCTGGACGCCGCCGAGGCCATCGGTGCGGCCACCGATTCGGAGATCGACGGTGTCCCGGACGCCGCACTGGCCACCGAGGCACAACTGCGGGTGGCCAAGGTCAAGGTGCATCTGGACGCCATCGCCCCGGAGGCCGCATCCCGGCTGCTGGAGCTCGGCGGTGCCAGCGCCGCCAGCCGGACCCGCAACCTCGACCGCCACTGGCGCAACATCCGCACCATCACATTGCACAACCCGGTCGGGCTCAAGGCGCGAGCCATCGGGCAGAACCTGCTGCACGACACTGCGCTCCCTGCCAACGCGTACTTCTGA